The DNA segment ACCGTGATCGACGGCTACCAGATGGCGCGCAAGGGCCGCGCGGGCCCGGCGCTCGCCGCCGCCGGCCTGGGCTCGTTCTTCGCGGGCTGCGTGGGCACGCTGATCCTGGCCGCCTTCGCGCCGCCGCTGACCGAAGTCGCCTTCAAGTTCGGCCCCGCCGAATACTTCTCGCTGATGGTGCTGGGCCTGATCGGCGCCGTGGTGCTGGCCTCGGGTTCGCTGCTCAAGGCCGTGGCCATGATCGTGCTGGGCCTGCTGCTCGGCCTCGTGGGTACCGACGTGAACTCGGGCGTGGCCCGCTACAGCTTCGACATTCCCGAACTGACCGACGGCATCAACTTCGTCGTGATCGCCATGGGCGTGTTCGGCTACGGTGAAATCATCGCCAACCTCTCCAAGCCCGAGGACGACCGCGAGGTGTTCACGGCCAAGGTGCAGGGCCTGTTTCCCACCAAGGAAGACTTCAAGCGCATGATCCCCGCCGTGCTGCGCGGCACCTCGCTCGGCGCGGCCCTGCGCATCCTGCCCGGCGGCGGCGCGCTGCTGGCGGCCTTCGCGGCCTACACGATCGAGAAGAAGACCAAGCTGAAGCCGGGCGAAGTGCCCTTCGGCAAGGGCAACATCCGCGGCGTGGCGGCCCCCGAGTCGGCCAACAACGCCGGTGCGCAGACCTCCTTCATCCCGCTGCTGACGCTGGGCATCCCGCCCAACGCAGTGATGGCGCTGATGGTGGGTGCCATGACCATCCACAACATCCAGCCGGGCCCGCAGGTGATGACCAGCAACCCCGAGCTGTTCTGGGGCCTGATCGCCTCGATGTGGATCGGCAACGCGATGCTGATCATCCTGAACCTGCCGCTGATCGGCATGTGGATCAAGCTGCTGACCGTGCCCTACCGCTGGCTGTTCCCCTCCATCGTGCTGTTCTGCGCGGTGGGCGTGTACGGCACGAACAACAACACGTTCGACGTGTGGCTGGTCGGCATCTTCGGCTTCATCGGCTACATCTTCCACAAGCTGGGCACCGAGCCGGCGCCCCTGCTGCTGGGCTTCATCCTGGGCCCGATGATGGAAGAGAACCTGCGCCGCGCGCTGCTGCTGTCCCGCGGCGACTGGAGCGTGTTCGTCACGCGCCCGATCTCCGCCGGCCTGCTCGCCGCCGCCGTGCTGCTGCTCGTCATCGTGCTGCTGCCGGCCGT comes from the Paracidovorax avenae ATCC 19860 genome and includes:
- a CDS encoding tripartite tricarboxylate transporter permease; this translates as MELFDNLATGFGVAFTFQNLIYCLIGCILGTLIGVLPGIGPVATIAMLLPATYALPPVAALIMLAGIYYGAQYGGSTTAILVNLPGESSSVVTVIDGYQMARKGRAGPALAAAGLGSFFAGCVGTLILAAFAPPLTEVAFKFGPAEYFSLMVLGLIGAVVLASGSLLKAVAMIVLGLLLGLVGTDVNSGVARYSFDIPELTDGINFVVIAMGVFGYGEIIANLSKPEDDREVFTAKVQGLFPTKEDFKRMIPAVLRGTSLGAALRILPGGGALLAAFAAYTIEKKTKLKPGEVPFGKGNIRGVAAPESANNAGAQTSFIPLLTLGIPPNAVMALMVGAMTIHNIQPGPQVMTSNPELFWGLIASMWIGNAMLIILNLPLIGMWIKLLTVPYRWLFPSIVLFCAVGVYGTNNNTFDVWLVGIFGFIGYIFHKLGTEPAPLLLGFILGPMMEENLRRALLLSRGDWSVFVTRPISAGLLAAAVLLLVIVLLPAVSKKREEAFVED